The Natronosporangium hydrolyticum nucleotide sequence GCATGGCCAGCCGCCCGTCCGAGGACATTGATCTGTTCAGTTCCGACCGGGGCCGGCCGGCGGAGGTCGAGGCGGATGTGGTGGCGGCGTTTCGTAGCCACCAGCTCTCGGTGGACGTTACTCGCCGTACGTCCGATCTGGTTCAGATGATGGTATGTGGGCCGGAGGGCGAAATCTGCAAGGTGGACCTCGGCATCTTCTGGCGGGCTCGGGAACCGGTCGTGCTGGATGTCGGGCCGGTGTTGCATCCCGACGATGCCGCGGCGGGGAAGATGGATGCGCTGTTCAACCGGTGGGCGCCACGCGATTTCTTGGACGTGTACGCGATCCACCTCAGCGGACGCTACGACCGCCGGCAGCTCGAGGCGGTTCTCGTGGAACACAATCCGGGGTTCGAGCGGGCGATGTTCGCGGAGTCGCTCGGGTTCCTCACCCGCATCCCGGACCGCGAGTTCGAGGCATATGGTGTGGATAAGGAACACATCGCGGCAATGCGCATCTACTTCGTGGGCTGGCAACACGAACTCAGTCGATAGACTGGTCGATCTTGGCGTTCACTGCCGAGCCGAAGATCGGCAAGAACCGGATGCACGTGGACATCCACGTCACCGACGCCGTCGCCGAGGTTGCCCGACTGCGGGGTCTGGGCGCCCAGATCCTGGTCGAGCCGCACGACGATGACGGCTGGTTCACCACCGTGCTCGCCGATCCGGAGGGGAATGAGTTCTGCGTCCTCGTTCCACCGCCCGAGCACGACTGACGGCGTACTCTGAACACCCGCCATCACCCTCGCCCACCGGCGACAGCAACAAGCCGCAGCTCCTAAGAGTTCGTAGCGGAGCCGGCTGGCAAACTGCCACGTACCAATGGACGGACCAAGGAGGATATGACGGTGCGCCACCAGCATCATGTCTTCCACAACCCGGCGCCGTCGACACCAGCCGAGGTGCACGCCGCGCTCGAGCGCGGCGACCTGTCCACCGCGCTTGATGCCATGGTCGGCACCGCGCTGTACGGCGGCGGTGACTGGAGAGAGCTGCAGGAATTGCATCTCCGGTTGCTCGAACACGAGGATCACCAGGTCAGTGCGCTCGCCGCGACATGCCTGGGGCATCTCGCGAGGGTCTACCGTCAGTTGGACGAACGGCGCGTGACGACCGCCCTATACAAGGCGCGGTCGTTACCCCACATCAGGGGGACCGCAGACAACGCATTGGACGACATCCGGACCTTCCTCCACCCACGGCGGACCGGAAGGTAGGGCACACTCGTGTGCACTCTCCACGTCGTCACGCACCCGAGGCGACCCACCACCGCGACAATTGCTTACGCCACCCTGCGGGCTCAGGCGCGTGCCCAGGGTCTGGCAGTCGGTGACTTCGACGCGCTGGCCCACAATTAGGCGTGTTCAAACCACGGGCAGTAAGTCATGCCGGACCAGGCGTACAGTCATGAGGCAGTTGTACCGGCGACCGGAGGCTGCCGTGCGTTATCGCGACTGGGGTGACCGGTGTCGACGCTGGCGCGGGATCCGTAGCGAGACTCTGCGGGTGGCTGGCCGGCGGGTCCACCTGCTCCGGGCCGATCCGGGCCCGGACGCACCGGCCGGCGCCCCCACCCAGCTGCTGCTGCACGGCCTGGCCGGCAGCGGCACCGCCTGGCTGGACGTGATCGCGCCGCTGACCCGGCTCGGGCCGGTGATCGCGCCCGATCTGCCCGGGTCGGTCTTCGGCGAGACCGAGACCCGCCGGGCACGCCAGGCCCGGCTGCCGGCCACCGT carries:
- a CDS encoding VOC family protein produces the protein MAFTAEPKIGKNRMHVDIHVTDAVAEVARLRGLGAQILVEPHDDDGWFTTVLADPEGNEFCVLVPPPEHD
- a CDS encoding nucleotidyl transferase AbiEii/AbiGii toxin family protein yields the protein MEAFQEWLARIALDAVGDRGFVLGGGHAVQLHGMASRPSEDIDLFSSDRGRPAEVEADVVAAFRSHQLSVDVTRRTSDLVQMMVCGPEGEICKVDLGIFWRAREPVVLDVGPVLHPDDAAAGKMDALFNRWAPRDFLDVYAIHLSGRYDRRQLEAVLVEHNPGFERAMFAESLGFLTRIPDREFEAYGVDKEHIAAMRIYFVGWQHELSR